In Chryseobacterium gleum, a single genomic region encodes these proteins:
- a CDS encoding DinB family protein, with translation MKISTSELLDELKNRTKEHLEFAAMLSLKPEDDLNFRISEDSWSTLECLEHLNRYGDFYIPEINRRISSAGRSSQPYFKPGILGNYFAKSMLPKEKLNTMKTLKAMNPIHSSLDKSVVNTFIKQQEMMLELLEEAQHVDLEKIKTGISISKLIKLKLGDTFRFVIYHNSRHIEQIKRILTKQKEEKIFQKA, from the coding sequence ATGAAAATCTCAACCTCAGAATTATTGGATGAATTAAAGAACAGGACAAAAGAGCATTTAGAGTTTGCTGCAATGCTGTCTTTAAAACCTGAAGATGATCTCAATTTCAGAATTTCAGAAGACAGCTGGAGTACATTGGAATGTCTGGAACATCTCAACCGCTACGGAGATTTTTATATTCCCGAAATTAATCGAAGGATTTCTTCGGCCGGAAGGTCTTCTCAACCCTATTTTAAACCTGGAATTCTTGGAAATTATTTTGCCAAAAGCATGCTTCCTAAAGAGAAACTGAATACAATGAAAACACTTAAAGCCATGAATCCTATCCACAGTAGTCTGGATAAAAGTGTAGTGAATACATTCATAAAACAACAGGAAATGATGCTTGAGTTGTTGGAAGAAGCCCAGCATGTTGATCTGGAAAAAATAAAAACAGGTATAAGTATTTCAAAACTGATTAAACTGAAGCTGGGAGATACCTTCCGTTTTGTTATTTACCATAATTCAAGGCATATTGAACAGATAAAAAGAATTTTAACGAAACAAAAAGAAGAAAAAATCTTCCAAAAAGCTTAA
- a CDS encoding methylated-DNA--[protein]-cysteine S-methyltransferase, whose protein sequence is MEIISQKNISTPLGEMIACAVDQGICLLEFTDRKNMDKQLKALSKALKAEVIEKEHSHFVQLEKELKEYFEGRRSHFEVPLFTTGTAFQEKVWQLLREIPMGEIRTYKQQSELLGNPRAIRAVGTANGINKIAILIPCHRVIGSNGELVGYAGGIWRKQKLLELEKAILF, encoded by the coding sequence ATGGAAATTATATCTCAAAAAAACATATCCACCCCGCTGGGAGAAATGATTGCCTGTGCTGTAGATCAGGGAATCTGCCTGCTTGAATTTACAGACCGTAAGAATATGGATAAGCAGTTAAAAGCCCTGTCAAAGGCTTTGAAAGCAGAAGTCATAGAAAAAGAACATTCTCATTTTGTACAGCTTGAGAAAGAACTGAAAGAATATTTTGAAGGAAGAAGAAGCCATTTTGAAGTTCCGTTGTTTACCACGGGAACAGCGTTTCAGGAAAAAGTATGGCAGCTTTTGCGTGAGATTCCAATGGGAGAAATACGAACCTACAAACAACAATCAGAACTATTGGGAAATCCCAGGGCGATACGTGCCGTAGGAACAGCGAACGGAATCAATAAAATTGCCATTTTAATTCCATGCCATCGTGTGATAGGTTCCAACGGAGAGCTGGTAGGATATGCCGGAGGAATCTGGAGAAAACAAAAGTTGCTGGAGCTTGAAAAAGCTATTTTATTTTAA
- a CDS encoding isocitrate lyase/PEP mutase family protein: MISFKQLHHGEEPLLLGNVWNVESARVYEKLGYKALATSSSAVALSLGYEDGEQMTFEEYFYIIKRIKASVSIPLSVDLESGYGSENDTVASNILKLLEIGVSGINIEDTYVIEGERKLTEKNTFYERLKDIFIKLGENRDKVFINVRTDPFLLNMENALDETLERIKLFEELKADGVFVPGLTSENDIRTITASTDLPVNVMSLPDLPDFDTLKKLGVKRITSGAFMYRHIYKELEKTGKKITNEKSFSTLFV, translated from the coding sequence ATGATCAGTTTTAAACAGTTACATCATGGTGAAGAGCCATTACTTCTGGGTAATGTATGGAATGTAGAAAGTGCCAGGGTATACGAAAAACTAGGGTATAAGGCATTGGCAACCTCAAGCTCGGCAGTTGCACTCAGCTTAGGATATGAGGACGGAGAGCAGATGACCTTTGAAGAATATTTTTATATCATCAAAAGAATTAAAGCTTCAGTTTCAATTCCTCTTTCTGTAGATCTGGAATCAGGATATGGCAGTGAAAATGATACCGTGGCATCCAATATTCTGAAACTTTTAGAAATAGGAGTATCGGGAATTAATATTGAAGATACATATGTGATTGAAGGTGAAAGAAAATTGACAGAAAAAAATACCTTCTACGAAAGATTGAAAGACATTTTCATCAAATTAGGAGAGAACAGAGACAAGGTATTTATCAATGTACGGACAGATCCTTTTTTACTGAATATGGAGAATGCGCTGGACGAAACCTTGGAGAGGATTAAACTCTTTGAAGAACTTAAAGCTGACGGCGTTTTTGTTCCCGGATTGACTTCTGAAAATGATATCAGAACAATTACGGCGTCTACCGATCTTCCTGTAAATGTGATGAGCCTTCCTGATTTACCGGATTTTGACACGCTTAAAAAACTAGGTGTTAAAAGAATTACTTCAGGTGCTTTTATGTACAGACACATTTATAAAGAGCTGGAAAAAACGGGTAAGAAGATTACAAATGAGAAAAGTTTTTCAACCCTTTTTGTTTAA